The following proteins are co-located in the Gossypium hirsutum isolate 1008001.06 chromosome A02, Gossypium_hirsutum_v2.1, whole genome shotgun sequence genome:
- the LOC121215493 gene encoding uncharacterized protein, with protein sequence MSVNWSDLPRNIFEGIIGRLGWVDRIRIRGVCKAWSVPNRHISAIHKEIPWMLTKFSWSPTNNGQNFQVSGECRLLDPVSGEYVAEESVRGEGSRVFPNTGNLSSSKWRHFPLMQPPQNASSLCWVQIETNVTSSWWFSMEDF encoded by the exons ATGAGTGTTAATTGGTCGGATCTCCCTCGCAACATCTTCGAAGGTATAATTGGACGTTTGGGTTGGGTTGATCGGATCCGTATACGAGGCGTTTGCAAGGCATGGTCAGTCCCTAACCGTCATATTTCCGCCATTCATAAAGAAATCCCCTGGATGTTGACAAAATTTAGTTGGAGCCCAACCAACAACGGTCAGAATTTTCAAGTATCCGGTGAGTGTCGACTGCTTGATCCTGTTTCTGGAGAGTACGTTGCGGAAGAATCGGTGAGAGGGGAAGGGAGTCGAGTTTTCCCTAATACGG GTAACCTCTCTTCTTCGAAGTGGCGACATTTTCCTTTGATGCAACCTCCCCAAAATGCCTCATCTTTGTGTTGGGTACAAATAGAAACAAATGTTACGTCCTCCTGGTGGTTCAGCATGGAAGATTTTTGA
- the LOC121215492 gene encoding nuclear poly(A) polymerase 3 isoform X2 gives MEEERSLSLLQLMVNEGLVPSTEEEENRKIVIEKLKQIVVAWVKRVAWQRRLPKQDIAASSATLLTYGSYGLGVHGSESDIDALCVGPYFATIVDDFFIVLYNMLKSRPEVSEIHCVKDAKVPLMRSEFDGISIDLPFVQLKVLAVPENLDILNPVFLRDIDETGWKSLSGVLANTRICRLVPDLESMLRCVKFWAKRRGVYGNLNGFLGGIHLAILAAFVCQCDPHAGLSALILHFFKTFAFWPWPRPVELQDGTLHPTLNPTETRLYMPIRLPFSPYEYCHSNITKSTFYKIRTEFLRGHNLTKDLLKFDFDWHNVLEPFPYTKKYARFLKIFLSASKQDELGDWVGWIKSRFRCLLFKLEEVQGLCDPNPAEHIDVNIADPHVIFYWGLQAGKTNAIDIKSVKDVFWRNISTGYQGPFGKMELSIVQASQVPKSAQFDTLSRKRTKACWKMMDYHQRRIPIYSQHVPQYIVGYVSTNGDPEYPNAGV, from the exons atggaagAGGAAAGATCACTCTCACTTCTTCAG TTAATGGTGAATGAAGGACTGGTGCCATCTacagaagaagaagagaataggAAAATTGTCATTGAAAAACTTAAACAA ATTGTAGTGGCGTGGGTTAAGCGAGTAGCTTGGCAACGTCGGCTTCCTAAACAAGACATAGCTGCTAGCAGTGCTACCTTATTAACATATGGCTCTTATGGCCTTGGG GTTCATGGTTCAGAGTCAGACATCGATGCTTTATGTGTTGGTCCTTACTTTGCCACCATCGTA GATGATTTCTTTATTGTTCTATATAACATGCTTAAGAGCAGACCTGAGGTATCTGAGATTCATTGTGTGAAGGATGCAAAAGTCCCACTAATGCGTTCTGAGTTCGATGGAATCTCGATAGATCTTCCCTTTGTGCAGCTTAAAGTTTTAGCTGTTCCAGAG AATTTAGACATTTTAAATCCTGTGTTTTTGAGAGATATCGATGAAACTGGTTGGAAAAGCTTGTCCGGGGTGCTAGCAAACACACGGATTTGTCGGCTTGTTCCAGACTTGGAG TCAATGTTACGATGTGTCAAATTTTGGGCAAAGAGACGAGGAGTGTATGGTAAT CTAAATGGGTTTCTTGGAGGAATTCATTTGGCAATTCTTGCTGCTTTTGTTTGTCAGTGTGATCCACATGCGGGTTTGAGTGCTCTAATTTTACATTTCTTCAAAACATTTGCTTTCTGGCCTTGGCCTAGACCGGTTGAACTGCAAGATGGAACGTTACATCCTACTCTAAACCCCACAGAGACGAGGTTATATATGCCCATTCGGTTGCCATTTAGTCCTTACGAATATTGCCATTCAAACATCACCAAAAGCACATTCTATAAAATCAGAACTGAGTTTCTTCGTGGCCATAACTTAACCAAG GATCTTCTGAAGTTTGATTTTGATTGGCACAATGTATTGGAGCCTTTTCCTTACACAAAGAAATATGCTCGgtttctcaaaatttttctttcgGCTTCCAAGCAGGATGAGCTTGGAGACTGGGTGGGTTGGATAAAGTCTCGCTTCCGCTGTCTTCTCTTCAAG CTAGAGGAGGTACAGGGTCTTTGTGACCCTAATCCCGCAGAACACATCGATGTCAACATAGCAGACCCACATGTCATTTTCTACTGGGGCTTACAAGCAGGCAAAACTAATGCCATAGACATCAAATCCGTCAAGGATGTTTTCTGGAGGAATATCAGTACCGGGTATCAAGGCCCTTTCGGAAAAATGGAGTTATCTATTGTGCAAGCCTCTCAAGTTCCCAAGTCTGCTCAATTCGATACCTTGAGCCGGAAAAGAACAAAAGCTTGTTGGAAGATGATGGACTACCATCAACGAAGGATCCCTATATACTCGCAGCATGTTCCGCAGTATATTGTTGGGTATGTATCGACAAATGGGGACCCTGAGTACCCAAATGCTGGGGTATAG
- the LOC121215492 gene encoding nuclear poly(A) polymerase 3 isoform X1: MEEERSLSLLQLMVNEGLVPSTEEEENRKIVIEKLKQIVVAWVKRVAWQRRLPKQDIAASSATLLTYGSYGLGVHGSESDIDALCVGPYFATIVDDFFIVLYNMLKSRPEVSEIHCVKDAKVPLMRSEFDGISIDLPFVQLKVLAVPENLDILNPVFLRDIDETGWKSLSGVLANTRICRLVPDLEKFQSMLRCVKFWAKRRGVYGNLNGFLGGIHLAILAAFVCQCDPHAGLSALILHFFKTFAFWPWPRPVELQDGTLHPTLNPTETRLYMPIRLPFSPYEYCHSNITKSTFYKIRTEFLRGHNLTKDLLKFDFDWHNVLEPFPYTKKYARFLKIFLSASKQDELGDWVGWIKSRFRCLLFKLEEVQGLCDPNPAEHIDVNIADPHVIFYWGLQAGKTNAIDIKSVKDVFWRNISTGYQGPFGKMELSIVQASQVPKSAQFDTLSRKRTKACWKMMDYHQRRIPIYSQHVPQYIVGYVSTNGDPEYPNAGV, from the exons atggaagAGGAAAGATCACTCTCACTTCTTCAG TTAATGGTGAATGAAGGACTGGTGCCATCTacagaagaagaagagaataggAAAATTGTCATTGAAAAACTTAAACAA ATTGTAGTGGCGTGGGTTAAGCGAGTAGCTTGGCAACGTCGGCTTCCTAAACAAGACATAGCTGCTAGCAGTGCTACCTTATTAACATATGGCTCTTATGGCCTTGGG GTTCATGGTTCAGAGTCAGACATCGATGCTTTATGTGTTGGTCCTTACTTTGCCACCATCGTA GATGATTTCTTTATTGTTCTATATAACATGCTTAAGAGCAGACCTGAGGTATCTGAGATTCATTGTGTGAAGGATGCAAAAGTCCCACTAATGCGTTCTGAGTTCGATGGAATCTCGATAGATCTTCCCTTTGTGCAGCTTAAAGTTTTAGCTGTTCCAGAG AATTTAGACATTTTAAATCCTGTGTTTTTGAGAGATATCGATGAAACTGGTTGGAAAAGCTTGTCCGGGGTGCTAGCAAACACACGGATTTGTCGGCTTGTTCCAGACTTGGAG AAATTCCAGTCAATGTTACGATGTGTCAAATTTTGGGCAAAGAGACGAGGAGTGTATGGTAAT CTAAATGGGTTTCTTGGAGGAATTCATTTGGCAATTCTTGCTGCTTTTGTTTGTCAGTGTGATCCACATGCGGGTTTGAGTGCTCTAATTTTACATTTCTTCAAAACATTTGCTTTCTGGCCTTGGCCTAGACCGGTTGAACTGCAAGATGGAACGTTACATCCTACTCTAAACCCCACAGAGACGAGGTTATATATGCCCATTCGGTTGCCATTTAGTCCTTACGAATATTGCCATTCAAACATCACCAAAAGCACATTCTATAAAATCAGAACTGAGTTTCTTCGTGGCCATAACTTAACCAAG GATCTTCTGAAGTTTGATTTTGATTGGCACAATGTATTGGAGCCTTTTCCTTACACAAAGAAATATGCTCGgtttctcaaaatttttctttcgGCTTCCAAGCAGGATGAGCTTGGAGACTGGGTGGGTTGGATAAAGTCTCGCTTCCGCTGTCTTCTCTTCAAG CTAGAGGAGGTACAGGGTCTTTGTGACCCTAATCCCGCAGAACACATCGATGTCAACATAGCAGACCCACATGTCATTTTCTACTGGGGCTTACAAGCAGGCAAAACTAATGCCATAGACATCAAATCCGTCAAGGATGTTTTCTGGAGGAATATCAGTACCGGGTATCAAGGCCCTTTCGGAAAAATGGAGTTATCTATTGTGCAAGCCTCTCAAGTTCCCAAGTCTGCTCAATTCGATACCTTGAGCCGGAAAAGAACAAAAGCTTGTTGGAAGATGATGGACTACCATCAACGAAGGATCCCTATATACTCGCAGCATGTTCCGCAGTATATTGTTGGGTATGTATCGACAAATGGGGACCCTGAGTACCCAAATGCTGGGGTATAG
- the LOC121215494 gene encoding uncharacterized protein isoform X1, translating to MEENKEGSTKLKAQDETRNLPSIFIIGCPNVGKRTLISRLASVEFEEEDSSQVVVHGWTINTKYYTADVSLCMAHLQDGFSAQTIPIFNHSTALVMVFDMSHLSTFSALQDWISYTDIQNLEILICIGNKVDRVPGHPVHAEYAKRVHKLDDSSTHPSSDFTRYGISEAEGSSLLENEDPSSDIRRKCLEWCIDHNIEFIEACALNADFDKCLSVDGDLQGVECLYGAISAHMWPGMVLKSGDMITEPSLPEKEDSSEEEPGYQFEYEVLSAGSAEPGDDIVEEWISASPANTFLDRGKSVDVGNSGSDCVQGNITRCEKDESHTFPRGSALGEKIDRMEPNAEEPGRASASEVDDGPHYEYEDLEQLMSEIGNIRSNLRLMPDFQRREMAAKLAIKMAAMFGGDSDDEEEI from the exons ATGGAAGAAAACAAGGAAGGATCCACAAAATTGAAAGCCCAGGATGAGACTAGGAACCTACCCTCCATTTTTATCATTGGATGTCCCAACGTCGGCAAGCGCACCCTGATCTCCC GGCTTGCTTCTGTGGAGTTCGAAGAAGAAGATAGCTCCCAAGTGGTAGTCCATGG CTGGACTATCAATACGAAATACTACACTGCTGATGTTTCTCTGTGTATGGCTCATCTTCAAGATGGATTTTCAGCTCAAACGATCCCTATATTTAACCATTCAACCGCCTTGGTCATGGTTTTTGATATGTCTCAT CTATCAACTTTTTCTGCTCTTCAGGATTGGATATCTTACACTGATATCCAAAACTTGGAGATTTTAATCTGCATCGGAAACAAAGTTGATCGAGTTCCAGGTCATCCTGTCCATGCTGAGTACGCAAAACGCGTACACAAACTTGATGATTCCTCTACTCATCCTTCATCTGACTTCACTCGATATGGAATTTCTGAAGCTGAAGGAAGCAGTCTATTGGAAAATGAAGACCCATCTTCCGACATTCGAAGGAAATGCTTGGAGTGGTGCATTGACCACAACATTGAGTTCATCGAAGCTTGTGCTTTGAATGCTGATTTTGACAAAT GTTTGTCAGTTGATGGAGATTTACAAGGAGTTGAATGTCTTTATGGTGCTATTTCTGCTCATATGTGGCCTGGAATGGTTCTGAAATCTGGTGATATGATAACTGAACCTTCGCTTCCTGAGAAAGAAG ATTCATCAGAGGAAGAGCCTGGTTATCAGTTTGAATATGAAGTGTTATCTGCAGGTTCAGCTGAACCAGGGGATGACATTGTTGAAGAATGGATTTCTGCAAGTCCGGCTAACACATTCCTGGATAGAGGGAAATCAGTTGATGTGGGAAATTCTGGTTCAGATTGTGTTCAAGGAAACATAACCAGATGCGAAAAGGACGAGTCACATACCTTTCCCAGAGGTTCTGCTTTAGGGGAGAAAATTGACAGAATGGAACCCAATGCTGAAGAACCTGGTCGAGCTTCAGCTTCAGAAGTAGATGATGGCCCCCATTATGAATATGAGGATTTGGAACAGTTGATGTCTGAGATTGGGAACATTCGCAGCAACTTGAGGTTAATGCCTGACTTTCAAAGGAGGGAGATGGCTGCCAAGCTGGCTATTAAAATGGCTGCCATGTTTGGAGGTGACAGTGATGATGAAGAGGAGATATGA
- the LOC121215494 gene encoding uncharacterized protein isoform X2, with the protein MAHLQDGFSAQTIPIFNHSTALVMVFDMSHLSTFSALQDWISYTDIQNLEILICIGNKVDRVPGHPVHAEYAKRVHKLDDSSTHPSSDFTRYGISEAEGSSLLENEDPSSDIRRKCLEWCIDHNIEFIEACALNADFDKCLSVDGDLQGVECLYGAISAHMWPGMVLKSGDMITEPSLPEKEDSSEEEPGYQFEYEVLSAGSAEPGDDIVEEWISASPANTFLDRGKSVDVGNSGSDCVQGNITRCEKDESHTFPRGSALGEKIDRMEPNAEEPGRASASEVDDGPHYEYEDLEQLMSEIGNIRSNLRLMPDFQRREMAAKLAIKMAAMFGGDSDDEEEI; encoded by the exons ATGGCTCATCTTCAAGATGGATTTTCAGCTCAAACGATCCCTATATTTAACCATTCAACCGCCTTGGTCATGGTTTTTGATATGTCTCAT CTATCAACTTTTTCTGCTCTTCAGGATTGGATATCTTACACTGATATCCAAAACTTGGAGATTTTAATCTGCATCGGAAACAAAGTTGATCGAGTTCCAGGTCATCCTGTCCATGCTGAGTACGCAAAACGCGTACACAAACTTGATGATTCCTCTACTCATCCTTCATCTGACTTCACTCGATATGGAATTTCTGAAGCTGAAGGAAGCAGTCTATTGGAAAATGAAGACCCATCTTCCGACATTCGAAGGAAATGCTTGGAGTGGTGCATTGACCACAACATTGAGTTCATCGAAGCTTGTGCTTTGAATGCTGATTTTGACAAAT GTTTGTCAGTTGATGGAGATTTACAAGGAGTTGAATGTCTTTATGGTGCTATTTCTGCTCATATGTGGCCTGGAATGGTTCTGAAATCTGGTGATATGATAACTGAACCTTCGCTTCCTGAGAAAGAAG ATTCATCAGAGGAAGAGCCTGGTTATCAGTTTGAATATGAAGTGTTATCTGCAGGTTCAGCTGAACCAGGGGATGACATTGTTGAAGAATGGATTTCTGCAAGTCCGGCTAACACATTCCTGGATAGAGGGAAATCAGTTGATGTGGGAAATTCTGGTTCAGATTGTGTTCAAGGAAACATAACCAGATGCGAAAAGGACGAGTCACATACCTTTCCCAGAGGTTCTGCTTTAGGGGAGAAAATTGACAGAATGGAACCCAATGCTGAAGAACCTGGTCGAGCTTCAGCTTCAGAAGTAGATGATGGCCCCCATTATGAATATGAGGATTTGGAACAGTTGATGTCTGAGATTGGGAACATTCGCAGCAACTTGAGGTTAATGCCTGACTTTCAAAGGAGGGAGATGGCTGCCAAGCTGGCTATTAAAATGGCTGCCATGTTTGGAGGTGACAGTGATGATGAAGAGGAGATATGA
- the LOC121215495 gene encoding ER membrane protein complex subunit 6, giving the protein MAGHSDSSSSEKKSSEAMNDVPTFSTENMQNNMKVIYYSRTFMSIIGGVIAGILGFTGFMGFIFYFLVMAITSIGLIAKAKFSVHLYFDSWNRIILDGFMGGLMSFVLFWTFAYDIVHIF; this is encoded by the exons ATGGCTGGACATAGTGATTCAAGTTCGtctgaaaagaaatcaagtgaagCCATGAATGACGTACCGACCTTTAGCACGGAGAATATGCAAAATAACATGAAAGTTATATATTACAG CCGAACGTTTATGTCTATCATTGGAGGAGTTATTGCTGGAATTTTAGGGTTCACAGGCTTTATGGggtttatcttttattttcttgtcATGGCAATTACTTCAATTGGACTCATAGCAAAGGCAAAGTTCTCAGTCCATTTATATTTTGATAGCTGGAACCGGATTATACTCGATGGTTTCATGGGCGGGCTTATG TCATTCGTGCTATTTTGGAC ATTTGCGTACGACATTGTGCATATATTCTGA
- the LOC121215498 gene encoding uncharacterized protein: protein MSTQLVTMETKAKAEVYHGNQTCRDKFTSLLAEKGLPNGLLTLQDIHECGYVKDTGFVWLRRRHCRHKMLSKKDSFYRFENVVISYDTEITAYFETNKIKNLTGVKAKEFMIWVNLTEIYVQQSPSSTSMITFKTLVGLSRSFPVSVFEARAVAVKELTEEGKEGK from the coding sequence ATGTCGACTCAGCTTGTAACAATGGAAACGAAGGCCAAAGCAGAAGTTTATCATGGAAACCAAACATGCAGAGACAAATTTACATCGTTGTTAGCAGAAAAAGGGTTGCCTAATGGCTTACTAACTTTGCAAGACATACATGAATGTGGTTACGTTAAGGACACTGGCTTTGTCTGGCTCCGCCGCCGCCACTGCCGGCATAAAATGTTGTCGAAGAAAGACAGCTTTTACAGGTTCGAAAACGTTGTCATCAGTTACGACACCGAAATAACGGCGTATTTCGAGACAAACAAGATCAAGAACCTGACTGGTGTTAAAGCTAAGGAGTTCATGATTTGGGTCAACTTAACTGAAATCTACGTCCAACAATCTCCTTCTTCGACGTCGATGATTACGTTCAAAACTCTTGTCGGCTTGTCGAGGTCGTTTCCAGTATCGGTGTTTGAAGCTCGAGCGGTTGCCGTGAAGGAATTAACTGAGGAAGGCAAGGAAGGAAAGTAG